The following proteins are co-located in the Macadamia integrifolia cultivar HAES 741 chromosome 3, SCU_Mint_v3, whole genome shotgun sequence genome:
- the LOC122074201 gene encoding uncharacterized protein LOC122074201: MWGVDILGQFNKGKGGVQFLIVAIDYFTKWVEARPLARINEQAVEKFVRDDVIFCYSVPKVLVTDNGQQFDNLKVRHFCSNFNIDFRNTAVAHPQSNARTPTGETPFRLVYGTEALTPVEVTQASFRLAVFEASQNEAGLQANADFIDEVQEEALLRNETYKQKFRQYHNRRVKSRGFIVGDLVLRKAATADPRSEGKLSTNWEGPYIVSKVVRPGTYHLQTQGGTTIPREWNVENFKKIYQ, translated from the exons ATGTGGGGAGTGGATATTCTAggacagttcaataagggaaaAGGGGGCGTTCAATTCTTGATTGTTGCTATTGactacttcactaaatgggtggaagcacGTCCCCTGGCCAGAATCAATGAGCAGGCAGTAGAGAAATTCGTTAGGGATGATGTCATATTCTGCTATAGTGTCCCGAAGGTGTTGGTCACGGATAATGGTCAACAATTCGACAATCTAAAAGTCAGGCACTTCTGCAGCAACTTCAATATTGATTTCCGAAACACCGCTGTAGCACACCCGCAATCGAATG CTCGGACACCCACAGGAGAGACACCATTTCGACTGGTATACGGAACTGAAGCGTTAACCCCTGTGGAGGTAACCCAAGCCTCGTTCCGATTAGCAGTGTTCGAAGCCTCACAGAATGAAGCTGGGCTCCAAGCAAACGCCGACTTCATAGACGAAGTTCAGGAAGAAGCACTTCTtcgaaatgaaacctacaagcagAAATTCCGGCAATACCATAACAGGAGGGTCAAGTCACGGGGATTCATAGTTGGGGACTTGGTGCTGAGAAAAGCAGCAACGGCggacccaagaagtgaaggcaagctCAGCACGAACTGGGaaggcccttacatagtctccaaagtggtacGCCCTGGCACataccacttgcagactcagggggGTACAACTATACCAAGGGAATGGAAtgttgaaaatttcaaaaaaatttaccagtAG